A portion of the Shewanella sp. SNU WT4 genome contains these proteins:
- a CDS encoding basic amino acid/polyamine antiporter: MSHPDNKLGIFSLTALVVGSIIGAGVFALPQNMAAVASPLAVMIGWIISGGGMIFLALTFQQLCIHKPEISTGVFGYAKSGFGELIGFFSSWGYWISAVVANVSFLVIIFSTLGLFFDTPQHVIFGNGTTAVSIACASVFVWGMYFLLLRGVQTAALINLLTTVAKLIPIFIFIVAVVTAFKWETFTLNFSHVAGNPSESLISQVKETMLITVWVFIGIEGAVILSTRARVRKDVGRATVMGLLLTLVIYVLVSLMSMGVISTKELAQMPNPSAAKVLESIMGPAGLYIVGIGLIISVCGAYLSWTMLAIETPYTASKDKMFPAIFSKTNKVGTPIFTLLISSLVIQGILLAVNLLGGGYNTLLNISSEMILVPYLLVAAYAVKQGRQDKIYSMAIFGAVAMLYGFWLLYASGLHHLLLATLLYFPGLIFFSIAKRQQRQVWFVGGNRMIVLILALLACFAAWVLFKL, from the coding sequence TTGTCTCATCCTGATAATAAACTCGGCATATTTTCGTTAACTGCCTTGGTCGTGGGATCCATTATTGGTGCTGGGGTGTTTGCCTTACCGCAAAATATGGCCGCAGTCGCGAGCCCTCTGGCTGTGATGATAGGTTGGATCATTTCCGGTGGCGGCATGATTTTTCTGGCCTTAACTTTTCAGCAGTTATGTATCCATAAACCCGAAATTTCTACTGGGGTTTTTGGTTACGCTAAATCTGGGTTTGGTGAGCTAATCGGTTTCTTTTCTTCGTGGGGATATTGGATTAGCGCAGTCGTTGCCAATGTGTCATTTTTAGTAATTATTTTCAGTACCTTAGGCCTGTTTTTTGATACGCCGCAACACGTCATTTTTGGTAATGGCACCACGGCGGTATCGATTGCCTGCGCGTCGGTTTTTGTCTGGGGTATGTATTTCTTATTGCTGCGGGGAGTGCAAACCGCAGCCTTGATTAACCTCTTAACCACAGTGGCTAAGCTTATCCCCATTTTTATCTTTATTGTGGCTGTGGTCACGGCATTTAAGTGGGAGACTTTTACCCTTAATTTTTCCCATGTGGCCGGTAATCCCAGTGAGTCGTTAATATCGCAAGTGAAAGAAACCATGCTGATTACCGTGTGGGTCTTTATCGGTATTGAAGGTGCAGTGATTTTATCTACGCGGGCGCGGGTGCGCAAAGACGTTGGCCGCGCCACTGTGATGGGGTTATTGCTGACCTTAGTGATTTATGTGCTGGTGAGCTTAATGTCTATGGGGGTTATTTCCACTAAGGAACTGGCGCAAATGCCTAATCCTTCGGCGGCTAAAGTACTTGAATCTATTATGGGGCCTGCAGGCTTATACATAGTGGGTATCGGATTGATTATATCTGTGTGCGGCGCCTATTTAAGCTGGACCATGTTAGCCATTGAAACGCCTTATACAGCGTCCAAAGATAAGATGTTTCCCGCTATTTTTAGTAAGACCAATAAGGTCGGCACTCCGATATTTACCTTATTGATTTCAAGCTTAGTCATTCAAGGTATTTTGCTGGCGGTTAACTTACTGGGCGGTGGCTACAATACCTTGTTAAACATCTCATCTGAGATGATCTTGGTGCCTTATTTATTGGTGGCAGCTTATGCGGTTAAGCAAGGGCGACAAGATAAAATTTATAGCATGGCCATCTTTGGCGCTGTGGCTATGCTCTATGGTTTTTGGCTGCTGTATGCCTCAGGGCTACATCACTTATTGCTGGCAACTCTGTTGTATTTCCCTGGGTTAATATTCTTTAGCATAGCTAAGCGTCAGCAAAGACAAGTGTGGTTTGTTGGTGGTAATCGTATGATTGTATTAATTTTGGCGTTACTTGCGTGTTTCGCCGCTTGGGTATTATTTAAGTTATAA
- a CDS encoding DUF308 domain-containing protein, with translation MNDMNQLIAGASKASKKWGIITLIFGLIALALPMVMGLAVTLLFGVVLLIVGFVQSLAAWPGEGRGFSARLVFAIITGIAGLVVLFMPSLGLATLTLFLGIYFVLDGMASLTSALQMRPRHGWGYIAMGGVSSLIMAGIIMWQWPVSSEFVIGILIGVKLIILGLVLISVSRSAERLATRQAQAAEKTINPDIDR, from the coding sequence ATGAATGATATGAATCAGTTAATTGCTGGGGCGTCCAAAGCCAGTAAAAAGTGGGGCATAATTACCCTTATTTTTGGTCTTATTGCCTTGGCATTACCTATGGTGATGGGCTTAGCGGTCACTTTATTATTTGGTGTGGTGCTGCTTATCGTTGGCTTCGTGCAAAGTTTGGCCGCTTGGCCTGGTGAAGGCCGCGGTTTTAGCGCCCGCTTAGTGTTTGCCATCATTACAGGTATTGCCGGTTTAGTGGTGCTGTTTATGCCAAGCCTAGGGCTTGCCACCTTAACCTTATTCTTAGGCATTTATTTTGTGCTAGATGGCATGGCAAGCCTAACCAGCGCCCTGCAAATGCGCCCACGTCATGGCTGGGGATATATAGCCATGGGCGGCGTATCTTCATTAATCATGGCCGGCATTATCATGTGGCAATGGCCAGTATCCTCTGAATTTGTGATTGGTATCTTGATTGGGGTTAAGCTGATTATTTTAGGGCTAGTGTTGATTTCAGTGAGCCGCAGTGCCGAGCGTTTAGCCACGCGCCAAGCGCAAGCTGCTGAAAAAACCATTAATCCTGATATTGATCGTTAA
- the metF gene encoding methylenetetrahydrofolate reductase, with the protein MAFHHAHYAQSLNQNLAELKDDINVSFEFFPPATQEMEQLLWQSIGRLAPLKPKFVSVTYGANSGVRDRTHSVIERIQRETDLIAAPHLTLVDASDDELRQLAQNYWQQGIKHIVALRGDLPAGSPKPTRFANDLVSLLKSVADFDISVAAYPEVHPDASSAQADLIHLKRKIDAGANRAITQFFFNVESYLRFRDRCTAAGIDVEIIPGILPVTNFTQLKRFAGMTNVALPTWLHKQFDGLEDDAHTRQLVGANVAIDMVKVLCQEGVKDFHFYTLNRAELSYAICHTLGVRPQAHALA; encoded by the coding sequence ATGGCTTTTCATCATGCGCACTACGCTCAATCTTTGAATCAGAATCTGGCTGAGCTTAAAGACGATATTAATGTTTCATTTGAATTTTTCCCGCCTGCGACCCAAGAGATGGAGCAATTGCTGTGGCAATCGATTGGACGCCTGGCGCCACTTAAGCCTAAGTTTGTGTCTGTGACTTATGGCGCAAATTCTGGGGTGCGGGATCGCACTCACTCTGTGATTGAACGCATTCAGCGCGAAACAGATTTAATCGCAGCGCCGCATCTCACCTTAGTGGATGCCAGTGATGATGAATTGCGCCAATTAGCGCAAAACTACTGGCAGCAGGGCATTAAGCATATAGTGGCGCTACGTGGTGATTTACCCGCAGGTAGCCCCAAGCCCACACGCTTTGCCAATGATTTAGTGAGCTTATTAAAGTCTGTGGCTGATTTTGATATTTCAGTGGCGGCTTATCCAGAAGTTCATCCCGATGCTAGTAGCGCGCAGGCGGATTTAATTCACCTTAAACGCAAGATTGATGCGGGCGCCAATCGCGCTATCACCCAGTTTTTCTTCAATGTGGAATCGTATTTGCGCTTTCGCGATCGCTGCACGGCAGCTGGCATAGATGTGGAAATTATTCCTGGGATCTTACCTGTCACTAACTTTACTCAGCTGAAGCGCTTTGCTGGCATGACTAACGTAGCCTTGCCAACTTGGCTGCATAAGCAGTTTGATGGCTTAGAGGATGATGCTCACACTCGGCAATTAGTGGGCGCCAATGTGGCGATTGATATGGTAAAAGTCTTGTGCCAAGAGGGGGTTAAAGATTTTCATTTTTATACCCTTAATCGCGCTGAGCTTAGTTATGCCATTTGCCACACCTTAGGTGTTAGGCCGCAGGCTCATGCCTTGGCCTAA
- a CDS encoding glucokinase yields MNKAWILVADIGGTNGRFALVPAEVNGNLYEPMLVASEGHLENKPMCQQALTLASKGAPSVLALVQQYLALIPTDFKIIGASLALAGPVINQQVHLINLGWSACASQLSAALNMPVLLLNDFVAYANSVPALDPKQLLTVRAGEAVTSAPILVLGPGTGFGAAVLHPMKQHFVPVGCEAGHICLAATNAEQDALLLHARRQVSVVNVEYFLSGPGLVRLYQAMAELMLREAQSGETPINAIPASLLDSPAAITEAALAGNSVLAIRTLRCFCYWLGQVVSDLVLAHGALGGVVLCGGILPKIVPLIKQGEFINGVMAKDDVRHYLQPVPIQLALNSDTALIGAALWWQQHQLE; encoded by the coding sequence ATGAATAAGGCATGGATCTTAGTGGCAGATATAGGCGGCACTAATGGCCGGTTTGCATTAGTACCGGCTGAGGTTAATGGCAATTTATATGAACCTATGCTGGTGGCTAGTGAAGGGCATTTAGAGAATAAGCCCATGTGCCAACAAGCCCTGACTTTAGCCAGTAAAGGTGCGCCGAGCGTATTGGCATTAGTGCAGCAGTATTTGGCATTGATACCTACTGATTTTAAGATAATTGGCGCGAGCCTTGCCTTAGCAGGCCCTGTGATTAATCAGCAAGTGCATCTTATTAACTTAGGTTGGAGCGCTTGTGCCTCTCAATTAAGCGCGGCGCTTAATATGCCTGTGCTGCTGCTTAATGACTTTGTGGCTTACGCCAACAGTGTCCCCGCCTTAGATCCCAAACAGTTATTAACTGTTAGAGCAGGGGAAGCTGTCACTAGCGCCCCGATTTTAGTGCTCGGCCCAGGCACTGGTTTTGGCGCTGCGGTTTTGCATCCTATGAAGCAGCACTTTGTCCCCGTTGGCTGTGAAGCGGGGCATATTTGCCTTGCTGCCACCAATGCTGAGCAAGATGCCTTACTGCTACATGCCCGCCGCCAAGTCAGTGTGGTTAATGTGGAATATTTTTTATCAGGCCCGGGTTTAGTGCGCTTATATCAAGCAATGGCAGAGCTTATGCTTAGAGAGGCTCAATCTGGAGAGACACCAATAAACGCAATTCCTGCAAGCTTGCTCGATTCCCCTGCGGCCATTACCGAAGCTGCTTTGGCGGGGAACTCAGTACTCGCAATTCGCACTCTTAGATGTTTTTGTTATTGGCTCGGGCAAGTGGTGAGTGATTTAGTGCTGGCTCATGGCGCCTTAGGTGGCGTGGTACTTTGCGGCGGCATTTTGCCAAAAATCGTGCCCTTGATTAAGCAAGGTGAGTTTATAAACGGGGTTATGGCAAAAGATGATGTGCGCCATTATTTGCAGCCTGTTCCCATTCAGTTAGCGCTTAATAGCGATACCGCCCTTATCGGCGCCGCCTTATGGTGGCAGCAACATCAGCTTGAATAA
- a CDS encoding bifunctional aspartate kinase/homoserine dehydrogenase II encodes MVRRHLHKFGGSSLADADCYRRVAHILLTHGQSNDLVVVSAAGKTTNKLYHLLALRQQGAIWQEALAELIQYQQHMVEQLLTNDSARDLRERLGADKAEIVTLLQLDAMTHYQTSYLVSFGERWSARLMAALLRGSGVEACHVYAPSILVADEGIMPKIRMDQSRQLVQRLLDESGDQRLVITGFICSNPQGETLLLGRNGSDFSATLIAALAGINRVTIWTDVEGVFNADPNKISDAQLLDSMTLAEADRLARLGSPVLHERTLQPLFDTEVSLAVRSSYASHTKFTLISPVTHSASAPVVTSLQRVSLLRCQVAGDGKELLAALNQQGVPLLAHWLHTNEQEACELSLACTLDNGQQTLALLQQLSDAFGLSAINRCDDYGLVALVSADANVYRRGFARLLNRRAFALYQDELSLVTLVPAAQVTTLTQKVHRRCAGPRKRIGVILLGTGNIGSAWLQLFAKARANLSNELQISLELLGVVSSTKAYIDAKGIDASVGIERLVEQGQEWQFTDLFEQLTALPCDELIALDISASASLTLHYPAFLAHGIHMVSANKLAGSSPLPFYRQLKQQLNVRRLFWRYNASCGAGLPVQHALNDLHNSGDKVEAIGGIFSGTLCWLFEKFDGSQDFSQLVLEAKELGITEPDPRDDLSGRDMQRKLLILAREIGLPLELDDIELTSLVPDHLQHVSLTEFIDQLSDLNGPMATALADVAAQGQVIRYVASLDLQDGKCRAKVGLESVARTHPYANLTPGDNVFVIRSACYHSNPLIIRGPGAGREVTASAVQSDLAQICHDLLHE; translated from the coding sequence ATGGTGCGTCGTCATTTGCATAAATTTGGTGGTTCAAGCTTGGCGGATGCCGATTGTTATCGCCGGGTGGCTCATATACTGCTAACCCATGGTCAGAGTAACGATCTGGTGGTGGTGTCAGCTGCGGGCAAGACCACCAACAAGCTATATCATTTATTAGCTTTGCGTCAGCAAGGCGCTATTTGGCAAGAAGCCTTAGCGGAATTAATTCAGTATCAACAGCATATGGTGGAGCAGTTACTCACCAATGACAGCGCCCGTGATTTGCGTGAGCGCCTTGGCGCCGATAAAGCTGAGATAGTGACTTTATTGCAGCTCGATGCCATGACTCATTATCAAACCAGTTATCTAGTGAGCTTTGGTGAGCGCTGGTCGGCGCGGCTCATGGCGGCGTTACTGCGCGGCTCAGGGGTTGAAGCTTGTCACGTGTATGCGCCGAGTATCTTAGTCGCTGATGAAGGCATAATGCCTAAGATCCGTATGGATCAATCACGGCAACTGGTGCAGCGTTTACTGGATGAATCTGGCGATCAACGTTTAGTGATCACAGGTTTTATATGCAGTAACCCTCAAGGCGAAACCTTGTTATTGGGTCGCAACGGATCGGATTTTAGCGCTACTTTGATCGCCGCGTTAGCGGGCATCAATCGGGTGACTATTTGGACTGACGTCGAAGGCGTGTTTAATGCCGATCCTAATAAGATCAGCGATGCGCAGCTGCTTGATTCCATGACCTTAGCTGAAGCCGATCGCTTGGCGCGACTAGGATCGCCCGTATTGCATGAACGTACTTTGCAGCCTTTGTTTGATACCGAGGTGAGTTTAGCTGTGCGCTCAAGCTATGCATCCCACACTAAATTTACGTTGATTTCTCCTGTGACTCATAGCGCCAGCGCGCCAGTGGTTACTAGCCTGCAACGCGTAAGCTTACTACGCTGCCAAGTAGCAGGCGATGGCAAGGAGTTATTAGCGGCGCTTAATCAGCAAGGCGTGCCCTTGTTAGCCCATTGGCTGCATACCAATGAGCAAGAGGCTTGTGAGCTTAGCTTGGCCTGCACCTTAGATAATGGCCAGCAAACCTTGGCCTTATTGCAGCAGCTGAGCGATGCCTTTGGCCTTAGCGCCATTAATCGCTGTGATGACTATGGCTTAGTTGCTTTAGTTAGCGCGGATGCCAATGTCTATCGCCGCGGTTTCGCGCGCTTACTTAATCGCCGCGCCTTTGCTTTATACCAAGATGAATTGAGCTTAGTAACCTTAGTGCCAGCCGCGCAGGTGACAACTCTAACCCAAAAGGTGCATAGACGCTGCGCTGGCCCACGTAAGCGTATTGGTGTGATTTTACTTGGCACTGGCAATATAGGTTCGGCTTGGTTGCAGTTATTTGCTAAGGCGCGGGCAAATTTAAGCAATGAATTACAAATCAGTCTTGAGCTATTAGGGGTAGTGAGTTCTACCAAGGCTTATATAGATGCGAAAGGCATAGATGCTAGCGTTGGCATTGAGCGTTTAGTCGAGCAAGGGCAAGAGTGGCAATTTACTGATTTGTTTGAGCAATTAACCGCTTTGCCTTGTGATGAGCTGATTGCCTTAGATATTAGCGCCAGCGCCAGTTTAACTTTGCACTATCCGGCGTTTTTGGCCCATGGCATTCATATGGTGAGTGCCAATAAACTCGCAGGCTCCAGTCCATTACCCTTTTATCGCCAGTTAAAGCAGCAGCTTAATGTCAGGCGCTTATTTTGGCGCTATAACGCCAGCTGCGGCGCCGGTTTACCTGTGCAACATGCGTTAAATGATTTACATAATTCAGGCGATAAAGTCGAAGCCATAGGTGGCATTTTTTCTGGCACCTTATGTTGGTTGTTTGAGAAATTTGATGGCAGCCAAGATTTTTCACAGTTAGTGCTTGAGGCTAAAGAGTTAGGGATCACTGAGCCCGATCCCCGCGATGATCTTTCTGGGCGCGATATGCAGCGCAAATTATTGATCTTAGCCCGCGAGATAGGCTTGCCCCTTGAGCTTGACGATATTGAGTTAACCTCATTAGTGCCAGATCATTTGCAGCATGTGTCATTAACTGAATTTATTGATCAGTTAAGCGATCTTAATGGCCCCATGGCCACAGCCCTTGCTGATGTGGCGGCGCAAGGGCAAGTGATCCGCTATGTGGCAAGTCTTGATCTACAGGACGGTAAGTGTCGCGCTAAGGTGGGATTAGAGTCAGTTGCAAGAACGCACCCTTATGCCAACTTAACCCCAGGGGATAATGTGTTTGTGATCCGATCGGCTTGCTATCACAGTAATCCTTTGATCATTCGCGGCCCTGGCGCTGGCCGTGAAGTAACAGCCTCGGCGGTGCAATCGGATCTGGCGCAAATTTGCCACGATCTATTACACGAATAA
- the metB gene encoding cystathionine gamma-synthase, which yields MANRYTATAAVRQGIESDTQHGAVVPPLYLSTNYSFSDHLSPRAFDYSRSGNPTRCLLAEALTELEHGAGAVVTATGMAAITLVTSLLTPEQLLIIPHDCYGGSYRLFTHLAAKGHFQLKVIDQTDAAAIDAALTLQPAMFWLETPSNPLLRIVDIAAIAHKLKETDSLLVVDNTFLSPVLQQPLLLGADIVVHSTTKYINGHSDVVGGAVIAKDAAIADKLNWWSNTLGLTGGAFDSYLTLRGLRTLSVRMRQHQENCQAVVALLQQSTAVSQIHFPGLSSHPGHSIAVRQQQGFGAMVSFELKGGQAQLTRFLSELKFFSLAESLGGVESLVAIPATMTHRAMDPEARRLAGISDNLIRLSIGIEDPRDLVADLSHALAVASGLEE from the coding sequence ATGGCCAACAGATATACAGCAACTGCAGCCGTGCGCCAAGGCATTGAAAGTGATACTCAGCATGGGGCGGTAGTGCCACCATTATACCTGTCGACCAATTACAGCTTTAGTGATCATTTAAGTCCACGTGCCTTTGATTACAGCCGCTCTGGTAATCCTACCCGCTGTTTGTTGGCCGAAGCACTCACTGAACTTGAGCATGGCGCCGGCGCAGTAGTGACTGCCACAGGCATGGCTGCCATTACTTTAGTCACAAGTTTACTGACTCCTGAGCAGCTGCTGATTATTCCCCATGATTGTTATGGCGGCAGTTATCGCTTGTTTACTCATTTGGCTGCCAAAGGGCATTTTCAACTTAAAGTCATAGATCAAACCGATGCCGCAGCAATTGATGCCGCCTTAACATTACAGCCTGCTATGTTTTGGCTTGAAACCCCATCCAATCCTTTGCTGCGCATTGTCGATATTGCTGCTATTGCCCACAAGCTTAAAGAGACCGACAGCTTATTAGTGGTAGATAACACTTTTCTGTCGCCAGTCTTGCAGCAACCCTTGTTACTTGGCGCTGACATAGTTGTGCATTCCACCACTAAATACATTAATGGTCATAGCGATGTCGTCGGCGGCGCCGTGATTGCAAAAGATGCCGCCATCGCTGATAAGCTTAACTGGTGGTCCAATACATTAGGCTTAACCGGCGGCGCGTTTGATAGCTATTTAACCTTAAGAGGGCTGCGTACCTTAAGTGTGCGTATGCGCCAACATCAAGAAAACTGCCAAGCTGTGGTGGCCTTATTGCAGCAAAGTACGGCGGTGAGCCAGATTCATTTTCCAGGGCTTAGCTCTCATCCCGGCCACAGCATTGCCGTGCGCCAGCAACAAGGCTTTGGCGCTATGGTGAGTTTTGAGCTTAAGGGCGGCCAAGCGCAATTGACCCGTTTTCTCAGTGAGCTTAAGTTTTTCTCGCTGGCCGAAAGTTTAGGTGGGGTGGAAAGTTTAGTGGCCATTCCTGCCACTATGACCCACAGAGCTATGGATCCAGAGGCGCGGCGTTTAGCGGGTATTAGTGATAATTTGATCCGTTTATCAATAGGCATTGAAGATCCACGGGATCTGGTGGCTGATCTGTCCCACGCATTAGCCGTGGCCAGTGGTTTAGAGGAGTAA